The following coding sequences are from one Streptomyces sp. NBC_00536 window:
- a CDS encoding MarR family winged helix-turn-helix transcriptional regulator, which yields MHGSEDQEFLALERELSVFLRRARASSGEMARELHPELEPAAYGLLVRLEAAGRQRATDLAAYFGVGKATMSRQLRALETLGLVAREPDPADGRAFLVGLTEEGRARYLRVRNARREQYMRKLADWDRGEVAELARLLNQLNQSAE from the coding sequence GTGCACGGGAGTGAAGACCAGGAGTTCCTCGCCCTGGAGCGGGAGCTGTCCGTCTTCCTCCGGAGGGCCCGCGCCTCCTCCGGCGAGATGGCCCGCGAACTGCACCCCGAGCTGGAACCGGCGGCGTACGGCCTGCTCGTACGGCTCGAAGCGGCCGGCCGCCAGCGGGCCACCGACCTCGCCGCCTACTTCGGCGTCGGCAAGGCGACCATGAGCCGCCAGCTGCGCGCCCTGGAGACCCTCGGCCTGGTGGCCCGCGAACCGGACCCGGCGGACGGCCGCGCCTTCCTGGTCGGCCTCACCGAGGAGGGCCGGGCGCGCTACCTGCGGGTGCGCAACGCCCGCCGCGAGCAGTACATGCGCAAGCTCGCGGACTGGGACCGCGGCGAGGTCGCGGAGCTGGCCCGGCTGCTCAACCAGCTGAACCAGAGCGCCGAATAG